CAGGTGTATAACCCTCTCCCGTGAATACATGCCCGAGATGCGCCCCACAGGCCTTACATAGAATCTCTGTCCTGATTCCATCCTGATCAGGTCTCCGTTCAACCGCTCCTTCTATTTCATCATCGAACGAAGGCCATCCGCAATGTGATTGGAACTTACTATCAGACGTGTAAAGCTCTGCGCCGCATCTTCTGCACAGGTAGGTACCCTTCTGAGAATGATCAACGTATTCTCCGGTAAAAGGAGCTTCAGTTCCTCCATCAAGGATAACACGTTCTTCTTCGGGGGTGAGTTCTCTGTATTTCATTTCTTCCTCGCTTCCTGATGGACAGGTATTATTCAACGCAATCAACCCGGAGAAGATAATCAGAGTTCCGATAATAGTGTTTATCGTATTGCCTCAAATACTTTATTCATTCAGTAACCGGATTATTGCTTCTCTATTTCCTTATATCATTATTACCGATCGGATTCATGAAAAGAGATGCTCTTTCAGAAAAGGATCTGAATAACAATATTTACAGAGACAGAATAGGAATAACGGATTGTACAACAGCAGGAGATGAGATTATGGCTATGACAGGGCGAATTGTACTGGTTATTACTACAGTACTGTTAACTGCGGGAACATCCTTTGCTCAATGGAATTTCGAGACAGTAGACAACTCCGTGAATGTTGGATGGTATTCCTCTATTGCGATTGACTCGGATAATTATCCGCATATTGCCTATCTGGATGCCTACAACAATGCTTTGAAGTACGCATGCTGGACGGGGACCGAATGGTTCATCGAGACTGTTGATACTGGTGTCGGCCCCGACGAACTGGACAAAAGCATTTCTATCGCATTGGATTTGCTTGGAAACCCCCATATAGCCTACTCTACATCGCACGGTAACCCTGGCGATACAATAAGATATGCCTATTGGGACGGCGCTGCGTGGCAGAAAACCGATATAGTTGATTCGGGTTATGGGCTCATATGGCCATCACTTGCGCTTGATTCTCAGGATCGGCCTCATATTTCATGGTGTAATGAAACAGGAGGATCTCTGGAATACGCAAGGTGGGATGGTTCAATCTGGCAGGTAACTACGGTGGAAGCAGGCTCCTGCACGGGCTATTGCAACTCTCTTGACCTCGACTCTTCCGATTATCCCCACATATCGTACATCAGTGCAGCTGAATACCTCAAGTATGCCCGCTGGAATGGTGCTGACTGGGAAAAGGTTACGCTGGATACGGTCGGGTATTACGGTTTCGAAGGCATTAACACCTCTA
This genomic stretch from Candidatus Aegiribacteria sp. harbors:
- a CDS encoding methionine-R-sulfoxide reductase yields the protein MKYRELTPEEERVILDGGTEAPFTGEYVDHSQKGTYLCRRCGAELYTSDSKFQSHCGWPSFDDEIEGAVERRPDQDGIRTEILCKACGAHLGHVFTGEGYTPADTRHCVNSISMMFQPLITDESESNCL
- a CDS encoding T9SS type A sorting domain-containing protein, with protein sequence MKRDALSEKDLNNNIYRDRIGITDCTTAGDEIMAMTGRIVLVITTVLLTAGTSFAQWNFETVDNSVNVGWYSSIAIDSDNYPHIAYLDAYNNALKYACWTGTEWFIETVDTGVGPDELDKSISIALDLLGNPHIAYSTSHGNPGDTIRYAYWDGAAWQKTDIVDSGYGLIWPSLALDSQDRPHISWCNETGGSLEYARWDGSIWQVTTVEAGSCTGYCNSLDLDSSDYPHISYISAAEYLKYARWNGADWEKVTLDTVGYYGFEGINTSISVDESDHPHIAYTYWITDDLKYAYYNGSDWQITTVDNNGITGKEPSIAVDSEEYPHISYRSTALKYACWTGSAWDILVLDESSNAGVQNSIALGTDDNPHISYAQGISAVLKYAWYDSAQGMENPSRPAQGSLTMLCSSPVRDFLTVTYTVPISGSVDLTIYDIIGRRTAKLCSGNQSAGLHNIVWNCDGMPNGVYMCLLTSDGDMLARRFVINR